The sequence CAGTGACTTCATCAGCGTTCACCAGACAAGCGGCACTCATCAGCGTCAATCCCAGAATTAATCGTTTATTCACTCCGGTATCCTTTAAATAAATATCTGTTGTTTACTGAGACCGCGAAACCCTGACTGCACTTTCACTATCAGGGAAAAAACCTACCAGCCCGCACTTTAACTAGGATTCTGTGTCATTCAACGACATTTAATTAATTAATCTGATCGTTTAAGGTAAAACAAAACCCAAATTAGTTATTGAGGGTTTAATCAATGTCATTATCTACTCGTCTTTGCGCACTCAGCGTCGCACTTTTCGGCTCAGCATCGGCTTTGGCCGCGGACATCCAATTCACCAATAAACTGAACGAAAAAACCGATGCGCTGGTTGTGTTTCAGGACAGCGAGCAAAGCAATGCATTTAAATTTCTTGACAGAGATACCCGTAAACAGCTTACCAAAGCACTTGAAACAGACAAATTTACAGGTGACTACGGTAAGGTTGTAGAAGTATTGGCGCCTGTGGACTCCAAACACAAGCGCATTCTTGTCGTTGGTCTTGGTGAGCGCGATGAGCTGGATAGCGCCAAAATGGCCAAGCTTGGTGGAAACCTGCATGCCAAACTTGAGAAAAAAGAAGCCGGCACCGTCAGTGTGGCATTCAAAGGCATTAATGGTCAGCTAAGTAACCATGCACTTGCTGCACAATATGCACATGGCGCAAATCTGCGCGACCACACTTTCGAGCTATACAAAAAAGAACCAAACACACACAGCATGACCTATAGCCTGAGTGTCGATGACCAGCGTCAGACCCAGGCCGAGTACACCACTTTAAGCTATATCGAGCAAGGTGTGTTTCTGGCGCGTGATCTGACCTCAGAAGTCCCGACTGAAATGACACCAGTTGACTTTGTTAATGCCGCAAAGCAACTTGAGCAATACGGTGTAGAAATCAAAGTTCTGGAGCCTGAAGAAATAAAATCTCTGGGAATGAATGCCCTTGAAGCAGTTGGTCGCGGAAGTAAGCAAGGTTCGCGTCTTATTGTTGCACACTATAAAGGGAACAATGACACGCCTGTCG comes from Pseudoalteromonas rubra and encodes:
- a CDS encoding leucyl aminopeptidase; this translates as MSLSTRLCALSVALFGSASALAADIQFTNKLNEKTDALVVFQDSEQSNAFKFLDRDTRKQLTKALETDKFTGDYGKVVEVLAPVDSKHKRILVVGLGERDELDSAKMAKLGGNLHAKLEKKEAGTVSVAFKGINGQLSNHALAAQYAHGANLRDHTFELYKKEPNTHSMTYSLSVDDQRQTQAEYTTLSYIEQGVFLARDLTSEVPTEMTPVDFVNAAKQLEQYGVEIKVLEPEEIKSLGMNALEAVGRGSKQGSRLIVAHYKGNNDTPVALVGKGITFDSGGYSIKTGKSIARMKSDMAGAAAVLGTVKAMALAKADVNVVAVMGMAANMVSENSYAPGDVLRTAEGLSVEILNTDAEGRLVLSDAMWYARTYYKPEVMIDLATLTGSKIRAVGNRYAAVFSDDDQLVTEFTVAGKAVNEPLWRLPLGYKDMLKSDIADLANIGSGGPGATTAASFLQHFAGDTRWLHIDIAGNALTTKGKGEVSPGGTGFGVRLLSEWLLSN